The region GCGCGTCTACTGGACGCACACCCGTGAACGCGTGAATGTGCAGGACTTCATTGACGGCGTGGCCGGTGGTCAACTGGAGCGACTGACCACCGAGGCCGGCTTCGACCGCCGCCTGCTGGCCGAACGCGGGGCCCACGCCGTGCTGAAAATGATTGTGCAAGACGGCTTTTTCCATGCTGACCCGCACCCGGGCAACGTGTTTTACCTGAGCAACAACCGCGTGGCCTTCATCGACTTTGGCATGGTGGGCCGCCTGTCACAGCGCCGCCGCGAAGAGTTGCTGCAATTGCTGCTGGGCCTGGTGGAGCGCAACCCGCAAGCCGTGGCCGATGTCCTGCTGGACTGGACGGGTGACGACCACGGCGTGAATCTGGCGCAGCTTGAAACCGAAATCGAAACCTTTGTCGACCAATACCACGGCACACCGCTGGCACAGCTCAGCCTGGGTCAGATGCTCGGGGATGTCACAGCCATCCTGCGCGACCATCACCTGGGCCTGCCGTCTGACCTGGCCCTGCTGATCAAAGCCTTTATTTCGCTGGAAGGCATGGGCCGCGAACTGGACCCCGACTTTCACATGGCCACACAAGCCACCCCCTTGTTGCGAGAAGTTGTTCGCGCAGGCTACCAGCCCAAAGTGATCGCCATGCGCACCTGGAAAACGCTGCGTCGCGCCCTGGCGCTGGCCGAGCAACTGCCACACGATCTGTCCCGCCTGCTGCGTAATGCCCGCCGTGGACGGGTGCATGTGGGTATTGAACTGGCCCACCTCAAGCGGGTGGGTGACCAGATCGACCGGGCCGCCAACCGGCTGTCGATGGCGCTGGTGATTGCGGCGCTGATCATCGGCTCGTCCATCGTGATGAATGTGCAGGGTGGCCCCACCTTGCTGGGTCTGCCGGCTTTTGGCTTCATGGGTTTCCTGGGCGCGGTGCTGGGTGGCTTTTGGCTGGTGCGCTCAATCTGGCGCAGTAGCCACGGGCGCAGCGTGGAGGATGAAGACTGAGCCTATGGGCTTTCAGCTCCTCTTTTGTCGGCCTCTGAAACGGATGCCAATGCTACATTTTAAATAGCTACTTGCGCTTATTTAGCGGTCACTATAGCCCTTTTATTATTAAAAATCAGCACAACGAGTGGCACCAGGACGGCCAAACTGCCAATACCATGGGTTTTGGTGAAGCCCGGGGTGGCACACCGGTTCAACTGCCACGCATGGCCGCAAAAACAAGGCGGGGAACACGTTTTTGCCAATCGTGGAATACTGCCCACCCATCCACCGGTTTCCAACCACTCTTCAAGAGGCTTTTCCATGATCAAACGCAGTGCTCCCTTTGTTGCAGCCCTTCTGGTTTGTGCGTGTGCCGCTTACCCCACGGGTCCAAGTGCCACCGTGCAATTAACACCCACCCAAGGCAATGCCGTCACAGGCACCGTCAGTTTTACCCAGCAGGCGAACGCCGTCCTGGTGGCCGGAGAAGTACGTGGACTGACCCCCAACACCGAACATGGTTTTCACATCCATGACAAGGGTGATTGTTCCAGCGGCGACGGCCTGAGCGCTGGCGGCCATTTCAACCCCACGGGTACTGCGCATGGTGCTCATGAAAGCAACCATCATCATGCTGGCGACTTGGTAAGTCTGAAGGCCGATGCCAGTGGTGTGGCACGTTTCAGCTACACCTCCACCGGCATCACTGTGGGTGATGGCAGCACCAATGTGATTGGCCGTGGCTTGATTGTTCACCGCGATGCGGACGACTTCAAAACCCAGCCGACGGGCAATTCCGGCCCGCGTATGGCCTGTGGTGTCATTACCAAGAGTTAAAGAGTGATGGAGATCATGCCGATCCATGACATCCTCCACTTCTGGTTTGAAGAGTTGACTGACAGACAACACTTCCTCAAAGACCCGGAACTTGATGTGTCCATGCGTAAGCGCTTTGGCGATACGCTGGAAGCCGCGACACGTGCTGAGCTGTTTTCATGGCGATCCACACCGTCAGGCCGATTGGCAGAGATCGTGGTGCTGGACCAGTTCTCACGCAACATTTTTCGCGACACCCCCCGCGCCTTTGCCCAAGACACGCTGGCACTGGTTCTGGCACAGGAACTGGTGGCCAGCGGCCTGGACCAAAGCCTGCCGCTTAAACAACGCAGCTTCGCCTACATGCCTTACATGCACAGCGAGTCATTGCTGATTCACACCCAGGCGGTGGCGCTGTTTTCGCAACCCGGCATGGAAACCAACCTGGACTTTGAGCTGCGCCACAAGGCCATCATTGAACGTTTTGGCCGTTACCCCCACCGCAACCAGATTCTGGATCGGGCTTCCAGCGCCCTGGAAATCGCCTTTTTAAGCGAACCTGGGTCATCGTTTTAGCGCAGACCCGCCATCATCAAGTGGTTTTTTTCCTCTTGATGCCAGACAAAAGGCTGCTTGTTGACGATCTGCACCAAACCTTGACACATTCATCATTACACTGATGCCCATGTATTCGAGCCTACGCAAGCTGTTTTGATGACAAGTCCGCAATGGTTTTTGTTGATTGGGGCCTTGCTGCTGGCTCGGGGTCTGACGGCCACACTGGTGCAGCGCTCGCCGGTCACGGCAGCCATCATTTATCTGACCTTTGGTTTTCTGGTGGGCCCCAGTGTGCTCAACCTGTTCCATTTCAACCCGCTCAAGGAATCGGCACTGCTGGAGGCACTGACTGAAGTCGCTGTGCTGATTTCGTTGTTCTCAGCGGGGGTCAAAATGCCGGTGCCATTTTCCTTGGCGAAGTGGCGTGCCCCCCTGCTGTTGGCCACTGCATCGATGGGTATCACGGTAGCACTGGTTGCAGCGTTCGCGTATTTCCTGCTGGATTTGCCACTTGGCGCGGGTGTGCTGTTAGGTGCCATCGTGGCACCCACCGACCCGGTACTGGCCACTGATGTGCAAATTCGCCATCCCGGTGACCGTGACTTGTTGCGTTTTACCCTGACCTGTGAGGCCGGCATGAACGATGGCAGTGCCTTCCCGTTCGTCATGCTGGGCCTCGGATTGCTGGGTTTGCATGACCTGGGTCACCTTGGTTTTCACTGGCTGATGGTGGAAGTGGTGTGGGCCACGCTTGGTGCATTGGCCATTGGAGTGGCGGCTGGCATGGCACTGGCCTGGCTGGGTTGGATGCTGCGGCGTGAGCCCTACAAGCACCAGCTGATGGATGACTTTCTGGGGTTGGGCCTGATTGGGGTCGTTTACGGCCTGTGTGTCATGGTCGACGCATGGGGATTTTTGGCGGTTTTTTTTGCTGCAGTAGCTTTGCGTCAAACCGAGTTAAAACTGACCAAAACCACCCGTCCAGCCTCAGAGGATGAGCCATTGCCCACGGTCAGTGAAGGTGCTCTGGTCTTCAAGGAACATCTGGAGCGCCTTTCAGAAGTACTTCTGATTCTGCTGATCGGCGGCACCTTGTTTCTCAACTCATGGACCTGGGAGGCCGTCGGCCTGGCACTGTTTTTGTTCGCAGTGGTGCGCCCGGTCAGTGTGTTGATTGGTTTGATGGGAACGGCTACCCCCTGGCGGATTCGAGGTCTGGCAGGCTGGTTTGGTGTTCGGGGTGTCGGTTCACTCTATTACCTGATGTACGCCATTCAGCACGATTTACCCGAATCGCTGGCACTGCGATTGATTCAGCTCACGCTGATTGTGGTGACGCTGTCCATTCTGCTGCACGGCATCAGCGTCAAACCCCTGATGGGCATGTTCTGGCGACGTGACAAACCACGGGAGCCTGCAGCACCCCTGGCCAACGAAGAAAACCCTACCAAGCGAAGCACTTGATTTGCTATTTTTAGCATAGCTGCATACGCTTGTATTCCAAGGACTACAGCCACTTTTTAATAGAAAAAGTGGCATCTTCCCACCAAAAGCTCGTATTCACCGCCCCATCTCTACGTGCTGGTTAGACTGTTTTGTCAAAATAAAAGAAACTTGCTATCGTAAATATGCATTTACTTTCAATTTAATGAATAGTAAAGTATGTTTATGCGCACCACCAAAACCCAACAAGCCCAAAACCACCGCCTGCTGATCCGCACGGCGGTGGACCTGATGACCCAGCACGGGTTTGATGACACCACCATGAAACAGATCGCCCGCACGGCGGGGCTGGGTGATGCCACCATCTACAAATACTTTCCCACCAAAGAAAAACTGGTGCTGGCCTACTTTGAGCAAGCCATTGGTGATGCCCTCACCCGCATGGGCAAAACCAAGGGGCTGGCGAGTTTTGGCCTGCAAGAACGTATGCAGTTGCTGATGGACTGCGTGCTCGATGAATTGCTGGCGGACCGCGAATTTGTCGCCCTGGCCTACCAACTGGTCGGGCGTTTGCCGCTGTCGCTGCTCAGTGATGCGCTGCCTGGCAAAGCAGCGCTGCGAACCGCTTATGCCGAGATGCTGGAAGCGGCAGAAGCCTCTGGCGAGCTTGCGCCCTGCGGTTTCAAAGGCAGCCTGGCGGGTTTGCTGGCCGACTCGGTCTACGCCGTCATCAGCCACTGGCTGCGCGACAGCTCCGACCAATTTGCCAACACCACCCAGCTGGTCGACATGGGCCTGGGCGTGCTGGTGCTTGCGCTGCGCAGCGGCCTGATCGACAAGCTGTTGGAGCTGGGCGGCTTTGTGCTGCGCAGCCAGCTCACCCGCCTGCTGCAAGACGGCAACGGACTCACCGGCTTGATGCAACTGGCCCGCCAGGGTCTGCACAACGCCACCACCGCAAAACCCAAGGCCCAAGCATGAACGCCACCCAAATCACCCGGCAAGCCCTGCCCGAGCACAGCCACATTGCCAGCCAGACCCCTGGCGCAGACTTTGCCGACTGTTATTGTTTTGCCGACCCCTGCCCCGATGCCAGTGCCATGGAAACCTACCTGGTCGTGATGGGCAAAACGCCGCGTTGGATGGATTTTTTGATGGCCGTGCGCAACCACGCGGTGCGGCTGGTGGGCCTGAAACACCTGGGGGCCATGCACCTGCCGCCCAGCGCCCAACCCGCCAGCAGCTACAAGGTGGGTGAGCGCGTGGGCATCTTCAGCCTGATCCACCTGACGGCGGATGAGGTGATCGTCTGCGACGACGACAAGCATCTGCGGGTGCAGGTCTCGGTGTTCAAGCACCAAGAGCTAGGCCAGCCGATGGTCTCGGTCAGCACCGTGGTGCACAACCACAACCGGCTGGGCCGCCTCTACATGGCGGTAGTGGGGCCGGTGCACCAGCTCATTGTGCCGATCATGCTCAAGCAGGTGTTGCATGCCCCAAGCGCCGCGCACCGGTAAGCTGGCCCGCAGCGCCGTGGTCGGCGTGGCGGTGGCGCGGGCAGGCGTGGCACAGCTGGCGCATTCGGCCCGGCAACGGGTACAAGCCACCCACAACACCGATGCGCATGACGAAGCGCTTGGCCGCATTGCGTTTCAAGCACTCAACCAGCTCAAAGGGGTGGCGCTGAAAGCCTCGCAACTGCTGAGTATGGACATCGGCCTGCTGCCCGAAGCCATGCGCCAGCAACTGGCGCGCGCCCACTACCAGGCCACGCCGCTGAACCGGGCGCTGGTGCTCAAGCTGCTGCGCCAGGAGTTGGGCCAGGGGCCGGACGACTTGTTTGCCCACTTCGAGCCCCAGGCCTTTGCCGCCGCCAGCCTGGGCCAGGTGCACGCCGCCACCCTGCACACCGGGGAAGCAGTGGCCGTCAAGCTGCAATACCCCGGCATGGCGGCCACCATGCAAAGCGATTTGCAGTTGCTGCGCCTGCTGCTCACTACCCTGGGCCAGCACAGCGCCGCCATGCCCAGCCCACAGGTGCTGGAACGCACCCTGGCCGACATCAGCACCACCCTGGCGCAAGAGCTGGACTATGTGCAAGAGGCCCGCCAGTTGCAGTGGTTTGCCCGGCATCTGTCCAACCCCTTGCTGGTGCTGCCGCAGCCGGTGCCCAGCCACAGCACAGCGCGGGTGCTCACCATGCACAAGCTGGACGGCCTGCACCTGGAGACCTGGCTGGCCACCCACCCGAGCCAGGCCGAGCGCGACCACTACGGCCAGTTGCTGTTTGACTTGTTTCTGCACAGCAGTTTTGGCCTGCAACACCTGCAAACCGACCCGCATCCCGGCAACTTTTTGTTCATGCCCGGCGGTCGGCTCGGACTGCTTGACTTTGGCTGTACCCGCACGCTCGACCAAGCGTTTTGCCGCCACCTGGCCCAAGCTTGGTGCGCCGTGTTACGCCGCCCCAAAGACACCGCCGCGCTGCAAACCGCTTACAGCCAGCTTGGCCTGATCGACCCGGCCATGAGCGAGGCGGTGTTTCTTACCGAGCTGCTGCCTGCGCTACAAGCCATGCAAGACTGGCAATGCCTGCCGTTTCGCAGCCCGGTGTATGACTTTGGCCAGCTCCCCCTGCCGCCGCGCCCAGGTGCAGAGCATCGCCAAGTGATGAGACACCTGCAAGCCGTGCCGCCCGACCTGCCCTACTTTGACCGGGCGCATCTGGGACTGGTTCAGATGCTGCGCAGCATGGGGGCA is a window of Rhodoferax lithotrophicus DNA encoding:
- a CDS encoding DUF2867 domain-containing protein codes for the protein MNATQITRQALPEHSHIASQTPGADFADCYCFADPCPDASAMETYLVVMGKTPRWMDFLMAVRNHAVRLVGLKHLGAMHLPPSAQPASSYKVGERVGIFSLIHLTADEVIVCDDDKHLRVQVSVFKHQELGQPMVSVSTVVHNHNRLGRLYMAVVGPVHQLIVPIMLKQVLHAPSAAHR
- a CDS encoding ABC1 kinase family protein, with the protein product MPQAPRTGKLARSAVVGVAVARAGVAQLAHSARQRVQATHNTDAHDEALGRIAFQALNQLKGVALKASQLLSMDIGLLPEAMRQQLARAHYQATPLNRALVLKLLRQELGQGPDDLFAHFEPQAFAAASLGQVHAATLHTGEAVAVKLQYPGMAATMQSDLQLLRLLLTTLGQHSAAMPSPQVLERTLADISTTLAQELDYVQEARQLQWFARHLSNPLLVLPQPVPSHSTARVLTMHKLDGLHLETWLATHPSQAERDHYGQLLFDLFLHSSFGLQHLQTDPHPGNFLFMPGGRLGLLDFGCTRTLDQAFCRHLAQAWCAVLRRPKDTAALQTAYSQLGLIDPAMSEAVFLTELLPALQAMQDWQCLPFRSPVYDFGQLPLPPRPGAEHRQVMRHLQAVPPDLPYFDRAHLGLVQMLRSMGARVHTGNAWIF
- a CDS encoding TetR/AcrR family transcriptional regulator; translation: MRTTKTQQAQNHRLLIRTAVDLMTQHGFDDTTMKQIARTAGLGDATIYKYFPTKEKLVLAYFEQAIGDALTRMGKTKGLASFGLQERMQLLMDCVLDELLADREFVALAYQLVGRLPLSLLSDALPGKAALRTAYAEMLEAAEASGELAPCGFKGSLAGLLADSVYAVISHWLRDSSDQFANTTQLVDMGLGVLVLALRSGLIDKLLELGGFVLRSQLTRLLQDGNGLTGLMQLARQGLHNATTAKPKAQA
- a CDS encoding superoxide dismutase family protein — protein: MIKRSAPFVAALLVCACAAYPTGPSATVQLTPTQGNAVTGTVSFTQQANAVLVAGEVRGLTPNTEHGFHIHDKGDCSSGDGLSAGGHFNPTGTAHGAHESNHHHAGDLVSLKADASGVARFSYTSTGITVGDGSTNVIGRGLIVHRDADDFKTQPTGNSGPRMACGVITKS
- a CDS encoding ABC1 kinase family protein produces the protein MLIETLGAARDMGRLNEIVGVLVRHGFGDSVRRLGLADRLERAGHAIHWDHVADLARLEPPVQVRLALEELGPAFVKLGQILAGRADLFGPEWIAEFEKLHSHVPAVPLEILLPQLREDLGGDTHEVFARFDMEPLAAASIAQVHRAQLKDGTEVIVKIRRPGITEVIEADLRLLSRLAALAEAELPALKPYRPQLLVREFARSLRRELDLAAECRHAERIAANLAELPHIVIPRVYWTHTRERVNVQDFIDGVAGGQLERLTTEAGFDRRLLAERGAHAVLKMIVQDGFFHADPHPGNVFYLSNNRVAFIDFGMVGRLSQRRREELLQLLLGLVERNPQAVADVLLDWTGDDHGVNLAQLETEIETFVDQYHGTPLAQLSLGQMLGDVTAILRDHHLGLPSDLALLIKAFISLEGMGRELDPDFHMATQATPLLREVVRAGYQPKVIAMRTWKTLRRALALAEQLPHDLSRLLRNARRGRVHVGIELAHLKRVGDQIDRAANRLSMALVIAALIIGSSIVMNVQGGPTLLGLPAFGFMGFLGAVLGGFWLVRSIWRSSHGRSVEDED
- a CDS encoding cation:proton antiporter translates to MTSPQWFLLIGALLLARGLTATLVQRSPVTAAIIYLTFGFLVGPSVLNLFHFNPLKESALLEALTEVAVLISLFSAGVKMPVPFSLAKWRAPLLLATASMGITVALVAAFAYFLLDLPLGAGVLLGAIVAPTDPVLATDVQIRHPGDRDLLRFTLTCEAGMNDGSAFPFVMLGLGLLGLHDLGHLGFHWLMVEVVWATLGALAIGVAAGMALAWLGWMLRREPYKHQLMDDFLGLGLIGVVYGLCVMVDAWGFLAVFFAAVALRQTELKLTKTTRPASEDEPLPTVSEGALVFKEHLERLSEVLLILLIGGTLFLNSWTWEAVGLALFLFAVVRPVSVLIGLMGTATPWRIRGLAGWFGVRGVGSLYYLMYAIQHDLPESLALRLIQLTLIVVTLSILLHGISVKPLMGMFWRRDKPREPAAPLANEENPTKRST
- a CDS encoding DUF924 family protein; the protein is MPIHDILHFWFEELTDRQHFLKDPELDVSMRKRFGDTLEAATRAELFSWRSTPSGRLAEIVVLDQFSRNIFRDTPRAFAQDTLALVLAQELVASGLDQSLPLKQRSFAYMPYMHSESLLIHTQAVALFSQPGMETNLDFELRHKAIIERFGRYPHRNQILDRASSALEIAFLSEPGSSF